One genomic segment of Mastomys coucha isolate ucsf_1 unplaced genomic scaffold, UCSF_Mcou_1 pScaffold22, whole genome shotgun sequence includes these proteins:
- the LOC116104639 gene encoding GPN-loop GTPase 3-like gives MPRYAQLVMGPAGSGKSTYCSTMVQHCEALNRSVQVVNLDPAAEHFSYPVMADIRELIEVDDVMEDDSLRFGPNGGLVFCMEYFANNFDWLENCLGHVEDDYILFDCPGQIELYTHLPVMKQLVQQLEQWEFRVCGVFLVDSQFMVESFKFISGILAALSAMISLEIPQVNIMTKMDLLSKRADCEILIPEKLLNRLVSPGVRMLAVPV, from the exons ATGCCTCGGTACGCGCAGCTCGTCATGGGCCCCGCGGGGAGCGGGAAG AGCACCTACTGCTCCACCATGGTTCAGCACTGTGAAGCCCTCAACCGATCTGTCCAGGTGGTCAACCTGGACCCGGCTGCAGAGCACTTCAGCTACCCTGTCATGGCTG ACATCCGGGAACTGATCGAGGTAGATGATGTGATGGAGGACGACTCTCTGCGGTTTGGTCCCAACGGAGGATTGGTGTTCTGCATGGAGTACTTTGCCAATAACTTTGACTGGCTGGAGAACTGTCTGGGCCACGTTGAGGACGATTATATCCTTTTTGACTGTCCAG GTCAGATTGAGCTCTACACCCACCTACCTGTGATGAAGCAGCTGGTCCAGCAGCTTGAACAGTGGGAGTTCCGAGTGTGCGGAGTGTTCCTTGTTGATTCTCAGTTCATGGTGGAGTCATTCAAG TTTATTTCTGGCATCCTGGCAGCCTTGAGTGCTATGATTTCTCTAGAGATCCCACAGGTTAACATCATGACGAAGATGGATCTGCTGAGTAAGAGA GCAGACTGTGAAATACTTATTCCAGAAAAACTCTTAAACAGGCTAGTTTCCCCAGGGGTCAGAATGTTGGCAGTACCTGTTTAG
- the LOC116104638 gene encoding protein FAM216A-like — MPSRFPGVAGPTALTRTEGGEGSAGHSYHQNSKGTGEQHKADRIKEGHRVYSHIAKLQELWKTAQIQTIHIPKSMTHASFLKYMHLFHHGSQKPGVLTHHRGHMSPRYAQKQHSPCTTWRHHLEREDSLSTAAETPEMIIHSLWRPLRHKEGLKIGYASKTRCKSLKVFRRPRGLFLLPVSPSAYQARMDEETKEEDLLNKCMQSMSIQEQGSPHANLTV, encoded by the exons ATGCCGAGCCGTTTTCCCGGGGTCGCGGGGCCGACAGCCTTGACCCGGACGGAAGGCGGCGAAGG ATCGGCTGGACATTCTTATCACCAGAATTCCAAGGGCACTGGCGAGCAGCATAAAGCAG ACAGAATCAAGGAGGGACACAGAGTGTACTCACACATTGCCAAACTGCAAGAGCTATGGAAAACTGCTCAGATCCAAACAATTCATATCCCTAAATCAATGACACATGCATCTTTTCTAAAG TACATGCATCTGTTTCATCACGGGTCACAAAAGCCAG GTGTCCTCACTCACCACAGAGGCCATATGAGCCCTCGATACGCACAGAAACAACACTCCCCCTGTACTACGTGGAGACACCATCTGGAGAGAGAAGACTCTCTGAGCACTGCAGCTGAAACACCTGAAATGATCATACATTCCCTTTGGCGACCCCTGAGACACAAAGAAGG GTTAAAAATTGGATATGCATCTAAAACAAGATGCAAGTCCCTGAAGGTTTTTAGAAGACCGCGCGGACTGTTCTTGCTGCCAG TTTCTCCTAGTGCTTATCAAGCACGCATGGatgaagagacaaaggaagaggaTCTCCTGAATAAGTGCATGCAGTCCATGTCCATTCAAGAGCAAGGCTCACCTCACGCCAACCTGACAGTCTAG